A section of the Mastomys coucha isolate ucsf_1 unplaced genomic scaffold, UCSF_Mcou_1 pScaffold15, whole genome shotgun sequence genome encodes:
- the LOC116092107 gene encoding olfactory receptor 8H1-like, protein MYTWNHTNKPDFILMGLTDLKEIQLVLSVLFLLIYLVTVLGNIGMMLIIYIDAQLHTPMYFFLTNLSFLDLSYSTAITPKMLENLLTANKSISYINCFTQLYIFILLAATECFLLSSMAYDRYIAICNPLHYPVIMSSRCCLALLTGSYVIGAVDSSVTMFSMITLHFCKSNIIRHFYCDTSPLLSLSCSDTHVVEIIIFIFAGSTILGSLITISVSYISILSTILKINSTSGKQKAFSTCASHLLGVTVFYSSLIFTYLKPSKSYSLGKDQVASIFYTIVIPMLNPLIYSLRNKEVKSAVVRLVKKRQGSWKLR, encoded by the coding sequence ATGTACACCTGGAATCACACAAATAAACCAGACTTCATCCTCATGGGATTGACAGATTTGAAAGAAATACAGCTGGTCCTCTCTGTACTGTTTCTCTTGATATACCTAGTCACTGTTCTGGGGAACATAGGCATGATGTTGATCATCTATATAGATGCTCAGCTTCACACTCCAATGTATTTTTTCCTTACCAATCTGTCATTTCTTGACCTCAGTTATTCAACTGCCATCACACCAAAAATGTTAGAGAACCTGCTAACGGCAAACAAGAGTATTTCCTACATAAATTGTTTCACCCAACTGTACATTTTCATCCTCTTAGCAGCTACTGAATGTTTTTTGCTTTCCTcaatggcctatgaccgctacaTAGCCATCTGCAACCCTTTACATTACCCAGTTATTATGTCTTCACGATGCTGCCTTGCTCTCCTTACTGGGTCCTATGTAATTGGAGCTGTGGATTCCTCTGTAACCATGTTTAGCATGATTACCCTACATTTCTGCAAATCCAACATCATCCGTCATTTTTATTGTGACACATCTCCACTTCTATCTCTGTCTTGCAGTGACACACATGTAGTTGAAATCATTATATTCATTTTTGCAGGTTCCACAATCCTGGGGTCCCTTATCACAATATCTGTATCCTATATATCCATTCTTTCTACTATTTTGAAGATAAATTCTACTTCAGGAAAGCAAAAAGCCTTTTCCACTTGTGCCTCTCATCTCCTCGGAGTGACTGTTTTTTACAGCAGTctgatttttacttatttaaagcCAAGTAAGTCATATTCTTTGGGAAAGGATCAAGTAGCTTCTATTTTCTACACAATTGTGATCCCCATGCTGAATCCACTTATTTAtagtctcagaaacaaagaagtcaaaagtGCTGTTGTTAGATTAGTGAAGAAAAGACAAGGATCCTGGAAGTTAAGATAA